The proteins below come from a single Caenibius sp. WL genomic window:
- a CDS encoding TonB-dependent receptor codes for MKNFVFLGAASLAALGFSQAAYAQDAGASTAAEPAPQAETGSTGLQDIVVTARRSNESLQSVPVAVTALSGEFLERQNFNDATALPRLAPSLTIEKQPSSLSAATVYIRGIGNQEPSALSEQGVGIYLDGVYLARSAGAVFDLLDLERVEVLRGPQGTLFGRNTIGGALQLVSKKPSDDFHLTAKAGYGNFDEWYVRSRVDTGYIGNSPFKLSVSAQHREADGFVNNTLTKGSQDPGAVKADTVAVGLQADLGKLTVNYGFDYDYRTGTPGFFQLVATTPEYAAYFGQSASLGGAPFMVSPDRQGTVQQAGFVDRNGKYRYGSKTRVQGHSLTLAYEASDALTIKSITGYRKFYQDTILNLSGNGELKGLVYDPSSPTLTSVQSVIPYTGNNAPQKQHQFSQELQLLGSSGDFSYLGGLYYFKEKASEYNHQSLTSVVPVGYLAAYGFMSQADQDALIAANPGVAQIGVNLNPLQAFGGTSESKAAFGQVSWKPSALDQKFELTVGARYTKDKKTAWLGGDIDPVQRGKTSFDNFSWLVSASYKVTPDVMVYARASTGYRSGGINPRAGVINTFKPEKAMSYEAGIKSELFDRRLRLNFAAFLTDYDDLQVQQFAAGMQGATSLIVNAGKVQLKGFEAEATLMPVDGLTIDGSVGYVDTKYKTFMFRDPYTDVVDNVADVAKPIYTPKWTARIGGEYVHDLGGPLARLRVDYSYRSSMYFNALNATTPFNENIKSPADDNLKARFSVEEIPVGGGMLEIGVWGDNLTNEKTLTYGIDFGALGFAGATFKKPRSYGIDAKISF; via the coding sequence ATGAAAAATTTCGTATTTTTGGGCGCTGCCAGCCTGGCCGCGCTGGGTTTCTCGCAGGCAGCCTACGCACAGGACGCTGGCGCCAGCACCGCCGCCGAGCCCGCCCCGCAGGCGGAGACCGGCTCGACCGGCCTGCAGGATATCGTCGTCACCGCGCGCCGTTCCAATGAATCGCTGCAATCGGTGCCGGTGGCCGTCACCGCGCTGTCGGGCGAATTTCTGGAACGCCAGAATTTCAACGACGCCACGGCCCTGCCGCGTCTCGCCCCCAGCCTGACGATCGAAAAGCAGCCGTCCAGCCTTTCGGCGGCAACCGTCTATATCCGCGGTATCGGCAACCAGGAACCGTCCGCCCTGTCGGAACAGGGCGTGGGCATCTATCTCGACGGCGTCTATCTCGCCCGTTCGGCGGGTGCGGTGTTCGACCTGCTCGATCTCGAACGCGTCGAAGTGCTGCGCGGCCCGCAGGGCACGCTGTTCGGCCGCAACACCATCGGCGGCGCGCTCCAGCTCGTTTCGAAGAAGCCGAGCGACGATTTCCATCTTACCGCCAAGGCCGGTTACGGCAATTTCGATGAATGGTATGTCCGCAGCCGTGTCGACACCGGCTATATCGGCAATTCGCCGTTCAAGCTGTCGGTCTCGGCGCAGCATCGCGAGGCGGATGGCTTCGTCAACAACACGCTGACCAAGGGTTCGCAGGATCCGGGCGCGGTCAAGGCGGACACGGTCGCTGTCGGACTGCAGGCCGATCTGGGCAAGCTGACCGTCAACTACGGCTTCGACTACGATTACCGCACCGGCACGCCGGGCTTCTTCCAGCTCGTCGCCACGACGCCGGAATATGCCGCCTACTTCGGCCAGTCGGCCAGCCTGGGCGGCGCGCCGTTCATGGTCAGCCCGGATCGCCAGGGCACCGTGCAGCAGGCCGGCTTCGTCGATCGCAACGGCAAGTACCGCTACGGCTCGAAAACGCGCGTGCAGGGCCACAGCCTGACGCTCGCCTATGAAGCGTCGGATGCGCTGACGATCAAATCGATCACCGGCTATCGCAAGTTCTACCAGGACACGATCCTGAACCTGAGCGGCAACGGCGAACTGAAAGGGCTGGTTTACGATCCTTCCTCGCCCACTCTGACTTCGGTCCAGTCGGTCATTCCGTACACCGGCAACAACGCGCCGCAGAAGCAGCACCAGTTCAGCCAGGAATTGCAGTTGCTCGGCAGCTCGGGCGATTTCAGCTATCTCGGCGGCCTGTACTACTTCAAGGAAAAGGCTTCCGAATATAACCACCAGTCGCTGACCAGCGTGGTGCCGGTGGGCTATCTGGCGGCTTACGGCTTCATGTCGCAGGCGGATCAGGATGCGCTGATCGCCGCCAATCCGGGGGTTGCGCAGATCGGCGTGAATCTCAATCCGTTGCAGGCATTCGGCGGCACGTCCGAATCCAAGGCGGCATTCGGCCAGGTAAGCTGGAAGCCGTCCGCGCTCGACCAGAAGTTCGAACTGACGGTCGGCGCCCGCTACACCAAGGACAAGAAGACCGCATGGCTGGGGGGCGACATCGACCCGGTGCAGCGCGGCAAGACCTCGTTCGACAACTTCTCCTGGCTGGTTTCGGCATCCTACAAGGTGACGCCGGATGTGATGGTCTACGCCCGTGCATCGACGGGATATCGCTCCGGCGGGATCAATCCCCGTGCGGGCGTGATCAACACGTTCAAGCCGGAAAAGGCGATGTCGTATGAAGCGGGCATCAAGTCCGAACTGTTCGACCGCCGCCTGCGCCTGAACTTCGCCGCGTTCCTGACCGATTACGACGATCTGCAGGTCCAGCAATTCGCTGCGGGCATGCAGGGCGCCACGTCGCTGATCGTCAACGCGGGCAAAGTGCAGCTCAAGGGCTTCGAAGCCGAAGCGACCCTGATGCCGGTCGACGGCCTCACCATCGATGGGTCGGTGGGTTACGTGGACACGAAGTACAAGACTTTCATGTTCCGCGATCCCTATACCGATGTGGTCGATAACGTCGCCGATGTCGCCAAGCCGATCTACACGCCCAAGTGGACGGCGCGGATCGGGGGCGAATATGTGCACGATCTGGGCGGCCCGCTGGCCCGCCTGCGGGTGGACTATTCCTACCGCTCGTCGATGTACTTCAACGCGCTCAACGC